A genomic segment from Lutibacter sp. A80 encodes:
- a CDS encoding TolC family protein: protein MRTKIITILVLACFFSTNAQNKKWTLQECINYAIENNISIKQQELSKALIKEDITTAKGSFLPSLSASASQNFNFGSYIDNYGGRVSRDSRSNSFGISSGVTLYNGNINKINLLQTQKSLEAAGFDLEENKNSIMLFVVNSYLNVLLNKESIVIAEDQILISKSQVEKTQALVNAGEVPRANLLEAEATLATNEQQLTTAQNTLDLALLNLAQLLQVSHKGFDIESVTLNIDSASLVYNDTDAIFNTALASLPEIKSAEIAVENSELSVDRAKAGFLPSLSFGAGVGTSYQHNQGSKDVRAILDENNNVVYVPNGFGQQLEDNLGFNAGFSLSIPIFNKFQTKTAVAKAEINQQRTELALLDKQIKLRETIEQAYADAKAALNQYISAEKSLYAQNESFKNAQESYNAGVMTSFDFDQVRNRLVSAQSSMANAKYNFVFRTKLLEYYLGIPIVLN from the coding sequence ATGAGAACTAAAATTATTACTATTCTAGTACTTGCATGCTTCTTTTCTACAAATGCACAAAACAAAAAATGGACTTTACAAGAGTGCATTAATTATGCCATAGAAAATAATATTTCTATAAAACAACAAGAATTAAGCAAAGCACTAATTAAAGAAGATATAACAACAGCAAAAGGAAGTTTTTTACCTTCATTAAGCGCTTCAGCCTCACAAAATTTCAACTTCGGATCTTACATCGATAATTATGGAGGACGAGTATCTAGAGATAGTCGTTCAAATAGTTTTGGAATAAGTTCGGGGGTAACACTTTATAATGGTAACATAAATAAAATAAACTTACTTCAAACTCAAAAAAGTTTAGAAGCAGCGGGCTTCGATTTAGAAGAAAACAAAAATAGTATTATGCTATTTGTGGTAAATTCTTACTTAAACGTACTATTAAATAAAGAAAGTATTGTAATTGCTGAAGATCAAATTTTAATTAGTAAAAGTCAAGTAGAAAAAACACAAGCTTTAGTGAATGCTGGAGAAGTACCAAGAGCAAATTTATTAGAAGCTGAAGCAACTTTAGCAACTAACGAGCAGCAATTAACTACAGCTCAAAACACCCTAGATTTAGCGCTTTTAAATTTAGCGCAATTACTACAAGTTTCTCATAAAGGTTTTGACATTGAAAGTGTAACTTTAAATATTGATTCTGCTTCTTTAGTTTATAATGATACGGATGCTATTTTTAACACAGCATTAGCTAGTTTACCTGAAATTAAAAGTGCAGAAATTGCTGTAGAAAACTCAGAATTATCTGTTGATAGAGCAAAAGCAGGTTTTTTACCTTCACTTTCTTTTGGTGCCGGAGTAGGAACATCATACCAACACAACCAAGGTTCTAAAGATGTGCGTGCTATTTTAGATGAAAATAACAACGTTGTTTATGTTCCTAATGGTTTTGGACAACAACTTGAAGACAATCTAGGATTTAACGCTGGTTTTTCTTTAAGTATTCCAATCTTTAATAAATTTCAAACAAAAACTGCTGTAGCAAAAGCTGAAATCAATCAACAAAGAACCGAATTAGCTTTATTAGATAAGCAAATTAAATTAAGAGAAACCATTGAGCAAGCCTATGCAGATGCAAAAGCAGCTTTAAATCAATATATTTCAGCTGAAAAAAGTTTATATGCTCAAAATGAATCTTTTAAAAATGCCCAAGAAAGTTATAATGCTGGAGTAATGACTTCTTTTGATTTTGACCAAGTAAGAAACAGGTTAGTTAGTGCACAATCATCCATGGCTAACGCTAAATACAACTTTGTATTTAGAACTAAATTATTAGAATATTACCTAGGCATTCCTATTGTTTTAAATTAA
- the tsaB gene encoding tRNA (adenosine(37)-N6)-threonylcarbamoyltransferase complex dimerization subunit type 1 TsaB, which produces MAYLLNIETATKNCSVSLAKDGKTIALKELNDGGYSHAEKLHEFIKAVIDEAKISLSDLNAIAVSKGPGSYTGLRIGVSAAKGLCFALNIPLISINTLQSLAQSIPTDKGYVIPLLDARRMEVYSAVYKQNNNVRSVQAEIIDETSFNEYLSKDTVYFLGDGAEKCKNSILHKNANFIDNKFPSANEMSALSYIKYKKNDIEDVAYFEPFYLKDFVVTTAKKRFN; this is translated from the coding sequence TTGGCATATCTCTTAAATATTGAAACAGCAACAAAAAACTGCTCGGTTAGTTTAGCTAAAGATGGAAAAACTATAGCTTTAAAAGAATTAAATGATGGTGGTTATTCTCACGCTGAAAAACTTCACGAATTTATTAAAGCAGTAATAGATGAAGCAAAAATATCTTTGTCTGATTTAAACGCTATAGCTGTTAGTAAAGGTCCGGGTTCTTATACCGGTTTGCGCATAGGAGTTTCTGCTGCAAAAGGACTTTGTTTTGCTTTAAACATTCCTCTTATTTCAATTAATACTTTACAATCTTTAGCTCAATCAATTCCTACAGACAAAGGTTATGTTATTCCTCTTTTAGATGCCAGAAGAATGGAAGTATACAGCGCTGTTTATAAACAAAATAACAACGTTAGAAGTGTACAAGCTGAAATTATTGACGAAACATCTTTTAATGAATATTTAAGCAAAGACACCGTTTATTTTTTAGGTGATGGTGCTGAAAAATGTAAAAATAGTATTCTCCATAAAAATGCAAATTTTATAGATAATAAGTTTCCTTCAGCAAATGAAATGTCGGCACTATCTTATATAAAATACAAAAAAAACGACATCGAAGATGTCGCTTATTTTGAACCTTTTTATTTAAAAGATTTTGTAGTTACAACAGCTAAAAAAAGGTTTAATTAG
- a CDS encoding mechanosensitive ion channel family protein, whose translation MDYQKYLDLVLNFVTNNIGNVIVALLILIIGLWLVKKVVKVIRKVMDKRGVDVTLQKFLGDLIGWILKIIIFITAISQVGVETTSFIAILGAAGLAVGLALQGSLANFAGGALIMIFKPFKVGDFIEAQGHMGTVKEIQIFVTKLNSPQNRLIILPNGTLSNGDIINYSEEDIARVDLTFGVSYDADIKQTKDVLMKILLDHPKVLKDPAPAIKLSELADSSVNYIVRPWVATKDYWTVHFDVMEAAKIELDKAGIEIPYPHQVEIKK comes from the coding sequence ATGGATTATCAAAAGTATTTAGACTTAGTACTTAACTTTGTAACTAATAACATAGGCAATGTAATTGTTGCATTATTAATTTTAATAATAGGTTTATGGCTTGTTAAAAAAGTTGTGAAAGTTATTAGAAAAGTTATGGATAAAAGGGGTGTAGATGTTACGCTTCAAAAATTTTTAGGAGATTTAATTGGTTGGATCTTAAAAATAATAATTTTTATAACAGCTATATCTCAAGTTGGAGTTGAAACAACTTCGTTTATTGCAATATTAGGAGCCGCAGGTTTAGCTGTTGGTTTAGCTTTACAAGGTTCTTTAGCTAATTTTGCTGGAGGAGCTTTAATAATGATATTTAAACCTTTTAAAGTTGGAGATTTCATTGAAGCACAAGGGCATATGGGTACGGTAAAAGAAATTCAAATTTTTGTTACTAAATTAAATTCACCACAAAATAGATTGATAATTTTACCAAACGGTACTTTATCTAATGGAGATATTATTAACTATTCTGAAGAGGATATAGCCAGAGTTGATTTAACTTTTGGGGTAAGTTATGATGCAGACATAAAACAAACTAAAGATGTATTAATGAAAATTTTATTAGATCATCCTAAAGTTCTAAAAGATCCTGCACCAGCTATTAAATTGTCTGAATTAGCTGATAGTTCAGTTAATTATATTGTAAGACCTTGGGTTGCTACTAAAGATTATTGGACGGTACATTTTGATGTTATGGAAGCTGCAAAAATTGAATTAGATAAAGCAGGTATTGAGATTCCTTATCCTCATCAAGTTGAAATTAAGAAATAA
- a CDS encoding thioredoxin domain-containing protein, whose protein sequence is MNTHKFTNNLISETSPYLLQHAHNPVNWQAWNATALDSAKKENKLLLISIGYSSCHWCHVMEHECFEDEDVAAVMNQHFISIKVDREERPDIDQVYMNAIQLMTGSGGWPLNCVALPDGRPIWGATYVSKENWIQALGQLSKMYKEKPNQVIDYAVKLTEGIKNTDLISLNSNREEFSVSELETVIDEWKQHMDFDLGGRRGAPKFPMPNNYSFLLRYAIQANNSEILTYVNTSLTNMAYGGVYDQIGGGFSRYSVDKKWHVPHFEKMLYDNGQLVSLYAEAYQATKNKLYKSVVYETLQFVEDELTNNEGAFYSSLDADSVNSKGKLEEGAFYVWTKQELEAILKNDFQLFSEYYNVNYYGFWEHDNYVLIRKNDDVEIAKKNSISVLELESKVKIWKKVLLKERAKKERPRLDDKSLTSWNALMLKGYIDAYKVFNEPHFLEVAIKNATFIYTKQLQEDGSLNHSYKNGSSTINGFLEDYATVIDAYISLYEATSGELWLNTAKQLVDYCLDHFFDEKRKMFYFTSNKDNELITRKMEIEDNVMPASNSIMANNLFKLSYYFSNSYFLDISKQMLQNIAHKIYNYGSGYSNWLQLMCNFSGNFYQIAVLGKASEHIVSEINKHYIPNKLIGGSSKLSTIPLMKNRFVETKNLIYVCVDGTCQLPIENVEEALNKLKINF, encoded by the coding sequence ATGAATACCCATAAATTTACCAATAATTTAATAAGTGAAACAAGTCCATATTTGTTGCAACATGCTCATAACCCTGTAAATTGGCAAGCTTGGAATGCTACAGCTCTGGATTCTGCAAAAAAAGAAAATAAATTATTACTTATTTCAATTGGTTACTCATCTTGTCACTGGTGTCATGTTATGGAACATGAATGCTTTGAAGATGAAGATGTTGCAGCGGTTATGAACCAACATTTTATCTCTATAAAAGTTGATAGAGAAGAGCGTCCAGATATTGATCAAGTTTATATGAATGCAATTCAATTAATGACTGGTAGTGGAGGTTGGCCACTTAATTGTGTAGCGCTGCCTGATGGAAGACCAATTTGGGGAGCAACGTATGTTTCAAAAGAAAATTGGATACAAGCTTTAGGTCAATTGAGTAAAATGTATAAAGAAAAGCCAAATCAAGTAATAGATTATGCCGTAAAACTTACAGAAGGCATAAAAAATACAGATTTAATTTCCTTAAATAGTAATAGAGAAGAATTTTCAGTTTCAGAATTAGAAACTGTTATTGATGAATGGAAACAGCATATGGATTTTGATTTAGGAGGTAGAAGAGGAGCTCCCAAATTTCCAATGCCAAATAATTATAGTTTTTTATTACGTTACGCTATCCAAGCAAATAATTCTGAAATATTAACCTATGTAAATACCTCGTTAACTAATATGGCTTATGGTGGTGTTTACGATCAAATTGGAGGAGGTTTTTCTAGGTATTCAGTTGATAAAAAATGGCATGTGCCACATTTTGAAAAAATGCTGTATGACAATGGCCAGTTAGTAAGTTTATATGCTGAAGCTTACCAAGCCACAAAAAATAAATTATATAAAAGCGTAGTCTACGAAACGCTTCAGTTTGTTGAAGATGAATTAACAAATAATGAAGGAGCTTTTTATTCTTCATTAGATGCAGATAGTGTAAATTCAAAAGGAAAATTAGAAGAAGGTGCTTTTTACGTTTGGACAAAACAAGAGTTAGAAGCTATTTTAAAAAATGATTTTCAGCTGTTTTCTGAATATTATAATGTAAATTATTATGGTTTTTGGGAGCATGATAATTATGTGTTAATTAGAAAAAATGATGATGTAGAAATTGCTAAAAAGAATTCAATTTCAGTTTTAGAATTAGAGAGCAAAGTTAAAATTTGGAAAAAAGTTTTATTAAAAGAACGTGCTAAAAAAGAACGACCTCGATTAGATGATAAATCGTTAACTTCATGGAATGCATTAATGTTAAAAGGTTACATAGATGCTTATAAAGTATTTAATGAGCCTCATTTTTTAGAAGTAGCAATAAAAAATGCAACCTTTATTTACACAAAACAATTACAAGAAGACGGTAGTTTAAATCATAGTTATAAAAATGGGAGTAGTACTATAAATGGCTTTTTAGAAGATTATGCAACTGTAATTGATGCGTATATTTCTTTATATGAAGCAACTTCAGGAGAACTTTGGTTAAATACAGCCAAGCAATTAGTAGATTATTGCTTAGATCATTTTTTTGATGAAAAAAGAAAAATGTTTTATTTTACTTCTAATAAAGATAATGAACTAATAACACGTAAAATGGAAATTGAAGACAATGTTATGCCAGCTTCAAACTCGATAATGGCAAATAACCTGTTTAAATTAAGTTATTATTTTTCGAATAGTTATTTTTTAGATATAAGTAAGCAAATGCTTCAAAATATAGCGCATAAAATATATAATTACGGATCAGGATATTCTAATTGGTTACAGTTAATGTGTAATTTTTCAGGTAATTTTTATCAAATAGCAGTTTTAGGTAAAGCTTCTGAACATATAGTTTCAGAAATAAATAAGCATTATATACCAAATAAATTAATTGGAGGAAGTTCTAAACTCAGTACAATTCCATTAATGAAAAATAGGTTTGTTGAAACTAAAAATTTAATTTATGTATGTGTGGATGGTACTTGTCAATTGCCAATAGAAAATGTAGAAGAAGCTTTAAATAAGCTGAAAATTAATTTTTAA
- a CDS encoding dodecin family protein has translation MAVMKVIEVMASSNKSWEDATKNAITHASKSVKHIKSAFVQSQSVVVDDNEVSEFRVNVKITFEVK, from the coding sequence ATGGCAGTAATGAAAGTTATTGAAGTAATGGCGAGTTCTAACAAAAGTTGGGAAGATGCTACTAAAAATGCAATTACGCATGCTTCAAAAAGTGTAAAGCATATTAAATCTGCTTTTGTACAATCGCAAAGTGTTGTGGTTGATGATAATGAAGTTTCAGAATTTAGAGTAAATGTAAAAATTACTTTTGAAGTAAAATAA
- a CDS encoding DUF2490 domain-containing protein, translating to MKYIVSILFILISLNYTNAQTKILKDNGAWLTLTNKIKISEKISISNVTQQRRVNFLKNTQGFLYSPSINYKISNRVTVGAGFMHYKYFTNGVSHASINKDEYRYYQDVTVNSMLGNFKINNRFRFEERVIDLINANVTPNVIDGSKYVNRFRYRIQATTNLVKLKNNTFILGKLSNETRIRFAGGGINEPDFDQNNFAALLGCKLLTNSTVWIGYGRYYYKIDASHYVSNNILHVNLSYNFDLTKKA from the coding sequence ATGAAATATATTGTTTCAATCTTATTTATTTTAATCAGTCTTAATTATACAAACGCCCAAACTAAGATTTTAAAAGATAATGGGGCATGGTTAACATTAACCAATAAAATTAAAATTTCTGAAAAAATTTCTATTAGCAACGTAACACAACAGCGCCGAGTTAATTTTTTAAAAAACACACAAGGCTTTTTGTATTCACCAAGTATTAATTATAAAATATCTAACAGAGTAACTGTTGGAGCCGGATTTATGCATTATAAATACTTTACTAACGGTGTTTCACATGCTTCTATTAATAAAGATGAATATAGATATTATCAGGATGTAACAGTAAATTCTATGCTTGGAAACTTTAAAATTAATAATCGTTTTAGATTTGAAGAACGTGTAATTGATTTAATTAACGCAAACGTAACTCCAAATGTAATTGATGGCTCTAAATATGTAAACAGATTTAGGTACAGAATACAAGCTACTACCAATTTAGTGAAATTAAAAAACAATACTTTTATTCTGGGAAAACTATCTAACGAAACTAGAATTCGTTTTGCTGGTGGAGGAATAAATGAACCCGATTTTGATCAAAATAATTTTGCCGCATTATTAGGTTGTAAATTACTTACAAACTCTACAGTATGGATAGGCTATGGAAGGTATTATTATAAAATAGATGCTTCTCACTATGTTTCTAATAATATTTTACACGTTAATTTAAGCTACAATTTTGATTTAACAAAAAAAGCTTAG
- a CDS encoding pyridoxal phosphate-dependent aminotransferase encodes MKNQLSNRINSLPVSATLAMAAKARELKAAGKDIISLSLGEPDFNTPEFIKDAAIQAVKDNYNSYSPVDGYADLKESIINKFKRDNGLDYKPSQVVVSTGAKQSIANALQVLLNPGDEVLLPAPYWVSYSALAIFSEATYKEIPSSVDTDFKITPEQLEAAITPKTKLILFNSPNNPSGSIYSEAEYRALAAVLEKYPNIYILSDEIYEHINYGETMFSFAAIESMYDRTITVNGVAKAFAMTGWRIGYIGAPEWIARACNKLQGQITSGANCIAQRATIAALDAPVSKIQYMVDEFHKRRDMVLDLLGKIDGFKLNIPGGAFYIFPDVSAFFGKEIKGHKIENATDFSLFLLEEANIATVTGEAFGAPDCIRISYAASEENLREAVTRIEKALA; translated from the coding sequence ATGAAAAATCAATTATCAAACAGAATTAACAGTTTACCAGTATCTGCAACTTTAGCAATGGCAGCTAAAGCTAGAGAGTTAAAGGCAGCAGGAAAAGACATTATTAGCTTAAGTTTAGGAGAGCCAGATTTTAATACGCCTGAATTTATTAAAGATGCAGCAATTCAAGCTGTAAAAGATAATTATAACTCTTATAGCCCTGTTGATGGTTATGCAGATTTAAAAGAGTCTATTATCAATAAATTTAAACGTGATAATGGATTAGATTATAAACCAAGTCAGGTTGTAGTTTCAACAGGAGCTAAACAATCAATTGCAAATGCATTACAAGTTTTATTAAATCCAGGTGATGAAGTATTATTACCAGCACCATATTGGGTTAGTTATTCTGCATTAGCAATTTTTTCTGAAGCAACTTATAAAGAAATTCCTTCTTCAGTTGATACAGATTTTAAAATTACGCCTGAGCAATTAGAAGCAGCAATTACACCTAAAACAAAGTTAATTTTATTTAATTCACCAAATAATCCAAGTGGTTCTATATATAGTGAAGCTGAATATAGAGCATTGGCAGCTGTTTTAGAAAAATATCCAAATATTTATATTCTTTCAGATGAGATTTATGAACATATAAACTATGGTGAAACTATGTTTAGTTTTGCAGCTATTGAAAGTATGTACGATAGAACAATTACTGTAAATGGTGTAGCAAAAGCTTTTGCTATGACTGGATGGAGAATTGGATATATTGGAGCGCCAGAATGGATAGCTAGAGCTTGTAATAAATTACAAGGTCAAATAACTTCAGGAGCAAATTGTATAGCTCAACGCGCTACAATTGCAGCGTTAGATGCACCTGTTTCTAAAATTCAATATATGGTTGATGAATTCCATAAGCGTAGAGATATGGTGTTGGATTTATTAGGTAAAATTGATGGTTTTAAATTGAATATACCAGGTGGAGCTTTTTATATTTTTCCAGATGTTTCTGCATTCTTTGGTAAGGAAATAAAAGGTCATAAAATTGAAAATGCAACAGATTTTTCACTGTTTTTATTGGAAGAAGCTAATATTGCTACTGTAACAGGTGAAGCATTTGGAGCTCCAGATTGTATAAGAATTTCGTATGCAGCGTCTGAAGAAAATTTAAGAGAAGCTGTTACCAGAATTGAAAAAGCATTGGCTTAG
- a CDS encoding acyl-CoA desaturase, which translates to MNNIKTISFSRNDKAKFFRTLNKRVNSYFKENKIKRTGNWKLYTKAIIMFSVFLVPLVLILTVQMPQWALLLLTVVIGIGMAGVGMNVMHDSNHESFSSKKWVNKLMGSSMYILAGNVYNWKVQHNVLHHTFTNIQGHDEDIDAGRIIRFSKHSKWFRMHKFQKYYSIFLYGLLTINWAITTDFKQMSSYLKRKLSYGEFPNPAKEWTILIITKIIYYLLWIVLPLTVLDIAWWKVLIGFFVMHYTAGMILSVVFQLAHVVPQTEMPLPDKEGNLEHTWAIHQLYTTSNFAPKNKFLSWYTGGLNHQVEHHIFPHISHIHYGKIAKIVKETANEFNLPYNEYKTFRKALIEHFNQLKTLGVKPAHV; encoded by the coding sequence ATGAATAATATTAAAACAATCAGCTTTTCTCGTAATGATAAAGCTAAATTTTTTAGAACCCTTAATAAAAGGGTGAATTCTTATTTCAAAGAAAATAAAATTAAACGTACCGGAAATTGGAAGTTATATACAAAAGCAATAATTATGTTTTCTGTATTTTTAGTTCCATTGGTGTTAATTTTAACTGTACAAATGCCACAATGGGCGTTACTTTTATTAACAGTTGTTATTGGAATTGGTATGGCAGGTGTTGGTATGAATGTAATGCACGATAGTAATCACGAATCTTTTTCAAGCAAAAAGTGGGTGAATAAATTAATGGGAAGCAGTATGTATATTTTAGCTGGTAATGTTTATAATTGGAAAGTGCAGCACAATGTATTGCATCATACATTTACAAACATTCAAGGGCACGATGAAGATATAGATGCTGGTAGAATTATTCGTTTTTCTAAACATTCAAAATGGTTTAGAATGCATAAATTTCAAAAATACTATTCCATATTTTTATATGGTTTGCTAACTATTAATTGGGCTATTACTACAGATTTTAAACAAATGAGTAGTTATTTAAAGCGTAAACTTTCTTATGGAGAGTTTCCAAATCCAGCTAAAGAATGGACTATTTTAATAATTACTAAAATAATTTATTATTTGCTTTGGATAGTATTGCCATTAACTGTTTTAGATATAGCTTGGTGGAAAGTATTGATTGGATTTTTTGTAATGCATTATACGGCAGGAATGATATTAAGTGTTGTTTTTCAGTTAGCACATGTGGTTCCTCAAACCGAAATGCCATTGCCAGATAAAGAGGGAAATTTAGAGCATACCTGGGCTATTCATCAATTATATACCACTTCAAATTTTGCGCCAAAAAATAAATTTTTATCTTGGTATACAGGAGGCCTTAATCATCAAGTAGAACATCATATTTTTCCACATATTTCGCATATTCATTATGGAAAAATTGCTAAAATTGTAAAGGAAACCGCAAATGAGTTTAATTTACCTTATAATGAATATAAAACATTTAGAAAAGCTCTAATAGAACATTTTAATCAACTAAAAACATTGGGTGTAAAACCAGCACACGTTTAA
- the rsmG gene encoding 16S rRNA (guanine(527)-N(7))-methyltransferase RsmG → MKTLLNHFPNITETQKKQFSKLEELYKFWNAQINVISRKDIDELYTKHVLHSLGIAKVQAFKPGTKVLDVGTGGGFPGIPLAILFPETSFYLVDSIGKKIKVVNEVATALDLKNVKAEQIRAENVKGEFDFIVSRAVTKMDDFVKWTRKKIAKKQHHEIKNGILYLKGGDLTDELANFSNATLYNLTDYFDDEFFETKKVVHIPLKKR, encoded by the coding sequence ATGAAGACACTTTTAAATCATTTTCCTAACATTACTGAAACCCAAAAAAAACAATTTTCTAAACTAGAAGAATTGTACAAATTTTGGAATGCACAAATTAATGTAATCTCAAGAAAAGATATTGACGAACTATACACCAAACACGTATTACATTCTTTAGGTATTGCAAAAGTTCAAGCTTTTAAACCTGGAACAAAAGTATTAGATGTAGGCACAGGCGGTGGTTTTCCTGGTATTCCGTTAGCAATTCTATTTCCAGAAACTAGTTTTTATTTAGTTGATTCTATTGGAAAAAAAATAAAAGTTGTAAATGAAGTTGCAACTGCTTTAGACTTAAAAAATGTAAAAGCAGAACAGATTAGAGCCGAAAATGTAAAAGGTGAATTCGACTTTATTGTAAGCAGAGCGGTTACAAAAATGGATGATTTTGTAAAATGGACACGTAAAAAAATAGCAAAAAAACAACATCACGAAATTAAAAATGGCATTTTATATTTAAAAGGTGGTGATTTAACTGACGAATTGGCAAATTTCTCAAATGCAACCCTTTATAATTTAACCGACTATTTTGATGATGAATTTTTCGAAACAAAAAAAGTGGTACATATTCCGTTGAAGAAACGATAA
- the pruA gene encoding L-glutamate gamma-semialdehyde dehydrogenase produces MASGFYNVPKAVNEPVKSYAPGSPERRLLLETYRKMYNQKVDIPFYIGGKEFRTGNTVDIHPPHDHKHCVGQYHTADKEHIELAVKKAAEARVKWAATSWEHRAAIFLKAADLLAGPFRYKMNAATMIAQSKNVYQAEIDSACELIDFLRFNVEFMTEIYSNQPVSSPGIWNRMEYRPLEGFVYAITPFNFTAIAGNLPAAPALMGNVVIWKPARSQVYSAQVIMELFKAAGLPDGVINMVTGNSGTITDVLLNSPDFSGVHFTGSTPVFNSFWETIGKNMNTYKTYPRIVGETGGKDFIWAHPSSNAQEVATAISRGAFEYQGQKCSAASRAYLPKSLWPEIKEAVIEDVKSFKMGTPEDTTNFINAVIDDRAFKKLSSYLDQAKADADAEIIVGGSYDDSIGYFIEPTVIVTTNPQYKTMSTELFGPIITIYVYEDEKWEEILDVVDKTSEFALTGAIFSGDRYVIDVATNKLENAAGNFYINDKPTGAVVGQQPFGGARGSGTNDKAGSVWNLLRWVSNRTIKETFVSPTDYRYPFLGETTIETVEKEVESAVEKLKEFGKDLSDRFKKK; encoded by the coding sequence ATGGCTTCAGGATTTTATAATGTACCAAAGGCGGTAAATGAACCAGTAAAATCTTATGCTCCAGGTTCTCCAGAGCGTAGACTTTTATTGGAAACTTACAGAAAGATGTATAACCAAAAAGTGGATATTCCATTTTATATTGGAGGAAAAGAATTTAGAACCGGAAATACGGTAGATATTCATCCACCACATGACCATAAACATTGTGTTGGACAATACCATACAGCAGACAAAGAACATATTGAGTTAGCAGTTAAAAAAGCTGCAGAAGCAAGAGTTAAGTGGGCAGCTACTAGTTGGGAACACAGAGCAGCAATATTTTTAAAAGCTGCCGATTTATTAGCAGGTCCTTTCCGTTATAAAATGAATGCTGCAACAATGATTGCGCAATCTAAAAATGTTTACCAAGCAGAAATAGATTCAGCCTGTGAATTAATCGATTTTTTACGTTTTAACGTAGAATTTATGACTGAGATTTATAGCAATCAACCAGTATCTTCACCAGGTATTTGGAACAGAATGGAATACCGTCCGTTAGAAGGTTTTGTATATGCAATTACACCATTCAATTTTACTGCAATTGCTGGTAATTTACCTGCAGCTCCAGCACTAATGGGGAATGTAGTTATTTGGAAACCTGCACGTTCTCAAGTATATTCTGCACAAGTAATTATGGAGTTATTTAAAGCTGCTGGTTTACCTGATGGTGTTATAAATATGGTTACAGGAAATTCTGGAACAATTACAGATGTATTGTTAAATAGCCCTGATTTTTCAGGAGTTCACTTTACAGGATCTACACCAGTATTTAATAGTTTTTGGGAAACTATAGGAAAAAATATGAATACCTATAAAACCTACCCAAGAATTGTAGGTGAAACTGGTGGTAAAGATTTTATTTGGGCACACCCAAGTTCAAATGCTCAAGAAGTTGCAACAGCAATTTCTAGAGGTGCTTTTGAATACCAAGGACAAAAATGTTCTGCAGCTTCAAGAGCTTATTTACCAAAAAGTTTATGGCCAGAAATTAAAGAAGCTGTTATAGAAGATGTAAAATCTTTTAAAATGGGAACTCCAGAAGATACAACAAACTTTATAAACGCTGTAATTGACGATAGAGCTTTTAAAAAATTATCTAGTTATTTAGATCAAGCTAAGGCTGATGCTGATGCGGAGATTATTGTAGGTGGAAGTTACGACGATAGTATTGGTTATTTTATTGAGCCAACTGTAATTGTTACAACAAATCCACAATATAAAACAATGTCTACTGAATTATTTGGACCAATAATTACCATTTATGTTTATGAAGATGAAAAATGGGAAGAAATTTTAGACGTTGTTGATAAAACAAGTGAGTTTGCTTTAACAGGTGCTATATTTAGTGGAGACAGATATGTTATAGATGTAGCAACTAATAAATTAGAAAACGCAGCGGGTAATTTCTATATTAATGATAAGCCAACTGGAGCGGTTGTTGGACAACAACCTTTTGGAGGTGCTAGAGGTTCTGGAACTAATGATAAGGCTGGTTCTGTATGGAACTTATTACGCTGGGTTAGTAACCGTACAATTAAAGAAACCTTTGTATCACCAACAGATTATAGATATCCGTTTTTAGGTGAAACTACAATTGAAACTGTTGAAAAAGAGGTTGAAAGTGCAGTTGAAAAATTAAAAGAATTTGGTAAAGATTTATCAGATAGATTTAAGAAAAAATAG